One Nostoc punctiforme PCC 73102 DNA window includes the following coding sequences:
- a CDS encoding trifunctional serine/threonine-protein kinase/ATP-binding protein/sensor histidine kinase: MNTAVEPIDKLLNYQISEQLYTGSRTLVYRAIREADQLPVVIKLLQQEYPTFNELLLFRNQYTIAKNIDLPGIVRPYSLEPYRNSYVLVMEDFGGISLRDWLNQKMASNQYTLTEFLDIAIALSNILDGLYRHRVIHKDIKPANILINPESQQVKLIDFSIASLLPRETQEVHSPNVLEGTLAYLSPEQTGRMNRGIDYRSDYYSLGVTFYELLTGHLPFQSNDPMELVHCHIAKQPEELKGREQACHELVLSVVVGAASRREGRSRTGAGGRREEEIPEVLCNIVMKLMAKNAEDRYQSALGLKFDLEKCLSQLQEIGSIKSFKLGERDICDRFIIPEKLYGRQGEVESLLDAFERVSQGSTEIMLVAGFCGIGKTAVVNEVHKPIVRQRGYFIKGKFDQFQRNIPFSAFVQAFRDLIRQLLNETDAQFEQWKCKILSALGENGQVMIEVIPELESMVGKQPPVPELSGSAAQNRFKSLFLKFTQVFTAVEHPLVIFIDDLQWADSASLKLMHLLMSEVDIGYLLLIGAYRDNEVNPVHPLMLTLEEIQKLGATVNTITLALLEQTPVNHLVADTLSCSLMLATPLTELILSKTKGNPFFSTQFLKALHQDQIITFNFDGGYWECDIAQVRSLALTDDVVEFMAIQLEKLSIETQEVLKLAACVGNQFDLATLAIVYEQSEATTPDELWKALQEGFIIPSSDIYKFYQQQALVNSHNDYGQITSSYKFLHDRIQQAAYSLIPDNQKQVTHLHIGRLLQQATTVNERDEKIFAIVNHLNQGVTLISDRQEQQELAHLNLAAGHKAKGATAYAAALDYFNTGIAILTSNCWHSQYNLALILYEGATESAYLCTDFEQMEQLAEIVLNHAKSWLDRVNIYSIKIQACMAQHQQLEALQLAREILKHLGVHLPEQPTPADIEQALRHTQTLLNGSSIESLLELPQIAAPEKKAAMVMLSSIISAAYQAAPDLLPLVIFAEFHLSVEYGNAPESTHGYVMYGLTLVATLGDIDAGYRFGQLGMNLMQRIHAPKLTAKTIFAFNCFLRHWQEPAKSTLEGYLQAYASGLESGDIEYVALSLMCYCYTAYWGGQELSALRQTIEVHCKVIQQLRQDTCLHTQSIYHQAVVNLLEVVLEPERLLGEYCHEDEIIQLYVKTNQEAGLYQVYFNKLFLSYLFQDYEQALENAKLAEPYLGAITGLVMLPLFYFYDALVRLAVYPTASKTDQIRIIERVRGHQEKLSTWAAHAPSNQAHRHALVIAEKCRVLGTKAEAIEYYDRAIAKAKENEYLNEEALANELTAKFYLEWGKERIAQEYLINSYYCYTRWGAKAKVDNLEQRYPQLLAPILQQKRSRSDSERVSPLTHNDTIANIDSITTFHSSIHKSATSNSNTSVMLDLAAVLKASQTLSSEIELDKLLTKLLQVVIENAGADKCALLLLKEGRLLVEATTEVGHQSRLLQSIFVEDSADIPHSLIYAVKRSLQPTVILDATVYPMLMVDPYIMRQQPKSLLCTPILYQGKLLGILYLENNLTTGAFTSDRVEILNLLCTQAAISLENARLYQQAQDTLENLGQTEQFLRLIIDNIPQSVFWKDRNCVYLGCNYNFAQTSGVELPENVIGKTDYDLSWTREESNWYVECDRHIMESGQAELNIIETLQQADGKQIWSNTNKIPLRDREGNVFGILGTSEDITEYHQAQQLLQQQKQKLEQALQELKTMQLQLVQGEKMSALGNLVAGVAHEINNPVGFIAGNIEPAKDYIKDLFALINLYQQKFPNPGSDIQDEIDAIDLNYLREDLPKLLESMKLGVNRIRSISTSLRTFSRADKDYKVPFDIHEGIDSTILILRHRLKANENRPAIEVVKNYGKLPLVECFAGQLNQVFMNLLANAIDALEQYNTERSLEAILANPNCITIQTRVANSGEHVLIKISDNGVGMSPEIKERVFDHLFTTKPVGKGTGLGLAIARQIVVERHGGSLSCTSELGQGTEFVIQISTQQQ; this comes from the coding sequence ATGAATACAGCAGTTGAGCCGATTGACAAGCTTTTGAACTATCAAATTAGCGAACAACTTTATACAGGCTCTAGAACCTTAGTTTACCGTGCAATTCGAGAAGCCGATCAACTACCGGTTGTAATCAAACTGCTCCAGCAGGAGTATCCCACCTTCAACGAACTGCTGCTGTTCCGAAACCAGTACACGATCGCTAAAAATATTGACCTACCCGGTATTGTTCGTCCCTATAGTCTAGAACCTTATCGCAACAGCTATGTTTTGGTGATGGAGGATTTTGGCGGCATTTCCCTCAGAGATTGGCTCAATCAAAAAATGGCGAGCAACCAATATACTTTGACAGAGTTCTTAGATATTGCGATCGCTCTGAGCAATATTCTTGACGGACTCTATCGCCATCGGGTTATCCACAAAGATATCAAGCCTGCCAACATCCTCATCAACCCGGAAAGTCAGCAAGTCAAGTTGATTGACTTTAGTATTGCCTCTCTTTTACCCAGAGAAACCCAAGAAGTTCACAGTCCTAATGTCTTAGAAGGTACTCTCGCCTACCTTTCCCCGGAACAAACCGGACGGATGAATCGTGGAATTGATTATCGCAGTGATTACTATTCTCTCGGCGTTACCTTCTATGAATTACTGACTGGACACTTACCTTTTCAATCCAACGATCCGATGGAATTGGTTCACTGTCACATTGCCAAGCAACCAGAAGAATTAAAAGGCAGGGAGCAGGCTTGCCATGAGCTTGTCCTGAGCGTAGTCGTTGGCGCAGCCTCTCGTAGAGAAGGGCGTAGCCGAACGGGAGCAGGAGGTAGGAGGGAAGAAGAAATTCCTGAAGTTCTTTGTAACATTGTGATGAAATTGATGGCGAAAAATGCTGAAGATCGCTATCAGAGTGCATTAGGGTTGAAATTTGATTTAGAAAAATGTTTGTCTCAATTGCAGGAAATAGGCTCGATTAAATCCTTTAAATTAGGTGAGCGGGATATTTGCGATCGCTTCATCATCCCAGAAAAACTTTATGGTCGCCAAGGCGAAGTTGAAAGTTTATTGGATGCCTTTGAGAGAGTCAGTCAGGGAAGCACTGAAATTATGTTGGTAGCAGGCTTCTGTGGTATTGGTAAAACTGCTGTGGTTAACGAAGTCCACAAGCCAATTGTGCGACAACGAGGTTACTTCATTAAAGGTAAATTTGACCAATTCCAGCGCAACATTCCTTTCTCTGCCTTTGTGCAAGCCTTTCGAGACTTAATTAGGCAACTGCTGAATGAAACTGATGCCCAATTTGAGCAGTGGAAGTGCAAAATTCTCTCTGCTTTGGGTGAGAACGGACAAGTGATGATTGAGGTGATTCCAGAACTGGAAAGTATGGTTGGTAAACAGCCTCCTGTACCAGAACTCTCTGGGAGTGCGGCACAAAATCGTTTCAAATCGCTGTTTTTGAAATTCACTCAAGTCTTCACTGCCGTAGAACATCCATTAGTAATCTTTATTGATGATTTGCAATGGGCAGATTCTGCTTCTTTAAAGTTAATGCACTTATTAATGAGCGAAGTTGATATCGGCTATCTACTGTTAATTGGTGCTTATCGAGATAACGAAGTTAATCCAGTACATCCGCTAATGCTGACTTTAGAAGAGATTCAGAAGTTAGGTGCTACAGTTAATACAATTACCTTAGCTCTCCTCGAGCAAACACCCGTCAATCATTTAGTTGCAGATACATTAAGTTGCTCCCTAATGTTAGCCACACCGTTAACAGAGTTGATATTGAGCAAAACCAAAGGTAATCCTTTCTTCAGTACCCAGTTTCTCAAAGCGCTACACCAAGATCAAATAATTACATTTAATTTTGACGGTGGTTATTGGGAATGTGATATTGCTCAAGTGCGATCGCTCGCCCTTACTGATGATGTAGTAGAGTTTATGGCAATTCAGCTTGAAAAATTGTCAATAGAAACTCAAGAAGTTTTGAAATTAGCGGCTTGTGTGGGAAACCAATTTGATTTAGCCACCTTAGCGATCGTCTATGAACAGTCTGAGGCAACAACGCCAGATGAGTTATGGAAAGCACTTCAAGAAGGATTTATTATTCCTAGCAGTGATATTTACAAATTCTATCAACAGCAAGCATTGGTAAATAGCCACAATGACTATGGACAAATAACCAGCAGCTACAAATTTCTTCACGATCGCATTCAGCAAGCTGCCTATTCACTAATTCCTGACAATCAAAAGCAAGTTACTCACCTGCACATTGGGCGTTTGCTGCAACAAGCGACGACTGTAAATGAACGAGATGAGAAAATTTTTGCGATCGTCAACCACCTTAATCAAGGGGTCACTTTGATTAGCGATCGGCAGGAGCAACAGGAACTCGCGCATTTAAACTTGGCGGCTGGGCATAAAGCCAAGGGTGCAACAGCTTATGCAGCAGCTTTAGACTATTTCAACACAGGTATTGCCATACTAACGAGTAATTGCTGGCACAGCCAATACAATCTCGCCCTCATCTTGTATGAAGGAGCAACAGAATCAGCTTACCTCTGCACCGATTTTGAACAGATGGAACAGTTAGCTGAGATAGTACTGAATCATGCCAAATCCTGGCTGGATCGAGTAAATATCTACAGTATTAAAATCCAGGCTTGCATGGCACAACATCAGCAGCTAGAAGCCTTGCAATTAGCACGAGAAATCCTAAAGCATCTGGGAGTGCATTTGCCGGAACAACCCACCCCAGCAGACATCGAACAGGCACTGAGGCACACCCAAACCTTGCTCAATGGCAGTTCAATCGAATCTTTGTTGGAATTACCGCAAATAGCCGCACCGGAGAAAAAAGCGGCAATGGTGATGTTATCCAGCATTATTTCTGCGGCTTATCAAGCTGCTCCTGACCTTTTGCCCCTGGTGATCTTTGCCGAATTCCATTTATCAGTAGAATACGGCAATGCTCCAGAATCGACTCATGGCTATGTAATGTATGGGTTGACCTTGGTTGCCACATTGGGAGATATTGACGCAGGCTATCGGTTTGGGCAACTGGGGATGAATCTTATGCAACGCATTCATGCCCCTAAACTAACTGCTAAAACCATTTTTGCCTTTAACTGCTTCCTTAGACATTGGCAAGAACCTGCAAAATCTACCTTGGAAGGATATTTACAAGCTTATGCCAGTGGGCTAGAAAGCGGTGATATCGAGTATGTCGCTCTCAGCCTGATGTGTTATTGCTACACAGCTTACTGGGGTGGTCAGGAGCTATCTGCCTTAAGACAAACAATAGAAGTGCATTGCAAGGTCATTCAGCAATTGCGCCAGGATACCTGTTTGCACACACAAAGTATTTATCATCAGGCTGTAGTCAATTTGTTGGAGGTTGTGCTGGAACCTGAGCGGTTACTTGGCGAATACTGCCATGAGGATGAAATAATTCAGCTTTACGTCAAAACGAATCAGGAAGCAGGACTATATCAGGTTTATTTCAATAAACTTTTCCTTTCCTACCTTTTCCAAGACTATGAACAAGCGTTAGAAAACGCCAAACTTGCAGAACCGTATTTGGGTGCAATCACAGGACTAGTGATGCTTCCTCTGTTTTACTTCTACGATGCACTAGTTCGATTAGCGGTTTACCCAACTGCCAGTAAGACAGACCAAATCAGAATTATAGAACGGGTGAGGGGCCATCAAGAAAAACTCAGCACTTGGGCGGCTCATGCACCAAGTAATCAGGCTCACCGCCATGCTTTAGTAATCGCAGAAAAATGTCGAGTCTTGGGGACCAAAGCTGAGGCAATTGAGTATTACGATCGCGCCATTGCTAAAGCCAAAGAAAACGAATACCTCAATGAGGAGGCTCTTGCTAATGAACTCACAGCTAAATTTTATTTAGAATGGGGCAAAGAACGCATTGCTCAAGAATATTTGATTAATTCTTACTATTGTTACACTCGCTGGGGTGCTAAAGCCAAAGTTGATAATTTAGAACAACGTTATCCACAATTGCTAGCTCCCATATTACAACAGAAGCGTTCACGAAGTGACTCTGAAAGAGTATCGCCACTCACCCACAATGATACGATCGCAAATATTGACAGCATTACTACCTTCCACTCAAGCATTCATAAATCAGCAACATCTAACAGCAATACGTCAGTAATGCTAGATTTGGCAGCGGTTCTCAAAGCCTCTCAGACTCTTTCCAGTGAAATTGAACTGGATAAATTACTTACGAAGCTGCTACAAGTGGTAATTGAAAATGCTGGAGCCGATAAGTGTGCGTTACTACTGCTCAAAGAAGGTAGATTGCTAGTTGAGGCGACCACTGAAGTTGGACACCAATCAAGGTTGTTACAGTCCATTTTTGTAGAAGATAGCGCAGACATTCCCCATAGCCTAATTTATGCGGTTAAACGCAGCCTGCAACCTACCGTCATCCTTGATGCAACAGTGTATCCGATGTTAATGGTCGATCCCTACATCATGCGTCAGCAACCCAAAAGCTTGCTGTGTACACCGATTCTCTATCAAGGCAAATTGTTGGGGATTTTGTATTTAGAAAACAATCTTACTACTGGGGCATTTACCAGCGATCGCGTCGAAATTCTTAATCTATTATGTACTCAAGCTGCAATCTCCCTAGAAAACGCCCGACTTTATCAGCAAGCACAAGATACTCTAGAAAACCTTGGACAGACTGAACAATTCTTACGGTTAATTATCGACAATATCCCTCAGTCTGTTTTCTGGAAAGACCGCAATTGTGTTTATTTAGGCTGTAACTATAACTTTGCTCAAACTTCAGGTGTAGAATTGCCAGAAAATGTTATTGGTAAAACAGACTACGATCTTTCTTGGACTCGTGAGGAATCAAATTGGTATGTAGAGTGCGATCGCCACATCATGGAGTCTGGACAAGCTGAACTCAATATTATCGAAACATTGCAGCAAGCAGACGGAAAACAAATCTGGTCGAATACAAATAAAATTCCCCTACGCGATAGAGAAGGAAACGTTTTTGGCATCCTTGGCACGTCTGAAGACATCACCGAATACCACCAAGCACAACAATTGTTGCAACAGCAAAAACAAAAATTAGAACAAGCATTGCAAGAACTAAAAACGATGCAATTGCAATTAGTACAAGGTGAAAAAATGTCTGCCCTTGGTAACTTGGTAGCAGGTGTTGCTCATGAAATCAATAATCCTGTCGGCTTCATTGCCGGTAACATTGAACCAGCTAAAGATTATATTAAAGACTTGTTTGCACTGATTAATCTTTATCAGCAAAAGTTTCCCAATCCCGGCTCAGATATTCAAGATGAAATTGATGCCATCGACCTGAATTATTTACGCGAAGATTTACCGAAATTACTGGAATCGATGAAATTGGGTGTTAACCGTATTCGTAGTATCAGTACCAGTTTGCGAACCTTTTCCAGAGCAGATAAGGATTATAAAGTTCCCTTTGATATTCACGAAGGCATTGACAGCACTATTCTAATTCTGAGACATCGTTTAAAAGCTAACGAAAATCGTCCGGCAATTGAGGTGGTGAAGAATTATGGCAAACTCCCCCTAGTCGAATGCTTTGCTGGACAACTTAATCAAGTGTTTATGAACTTATTAGCAAATGCCATTGATGCACTTGAGCAATACAATACAGAGCGGAGTTTGGAAGCAATTCTAGCTAACCCCAATTGCATCACCATTCAAACCCGTGTAGCAAACTCAGGGGAGCATGTTTTGATTAAGATTTCTGATAACGGGGTGGGGATGTCACCAGAGATCAAAGAACGAGTATTTGACCATCTATTCACCACCAAGCCTGTAGGCAAAGGCACTGGATTAGGATTAGCGATCGCTCGTCAAATTGTGGTAGAAAGACATGGCGGTTCACTCTCCTGCACTTCAGAACTTGGACAGGGCACAGAGTTTGTCATTCAAATATCTACTCAACAACAATAA